CGATGAAGAGTTAGCATGTGGCATGCCTAATACAAGTTGTTTCATTAGCACCTTTTTTGGTAAGTGGTTGTCAAACTCTTCATGaccaaaagaataatttttattagttgAGTGGATTAACTAATcattgattattataaaaatgttttttctagtttgatttTTAGCATGATTactaatatgttattattttaacaaattagTCTCACTATAACatgttaatttctttaattgttgaatgcaaatatgataattaattattgttaacCTTATGATTGATAGTTAATTCTTTGAACAATATGTTACATGTTCTTCATTTCTTTCGTTCAACATGGAGAAACTAAAATTAGTAAATTAATCCTGATCAAAGATAAGTAATAGCTTCACAAACCAAaaggaatgtgaatttctgaACTTGATTTTaataggttaaaaaaattaatgtaaaaaaaaaaaaccaaaacaaagaaagtaaataaaggTATAGAAACCTGTACATAAAAAATGTTACAAATAGTagaaagttgtaaaaaaaaaacctatatatgtAAGGTTAATCATCTTTTTCACCTACTAGATGACCTATTTATAATATAACAAAGATTGAATTGCACATAAACTTAAAATTCTAgtataatacaaaatatttaagGCAGATAAGGACTTTACAATCTCAATCTTAACACAATTtgtattcttttatttgtttatattctCTAGGAAATTGCATGTGTTCTTATTATACTGCAACATCCATTAATTTAGCTATTAAAGACTCTTGTTCTCCATAAAACTTGATTGTCGATTGTTATTGTGAATCCTAATCCCTTAATCAATAGTAGATTTCAGCTTCCTTTATTGTCTTACTAAAAGCAAAGTGagcaattgttttaaaaataatttctcctGTTCCAtaagatgaattattttttgtgtaaacactttttgtgttttgatatactaacattttttattatctcaATTAAGTActtcaatcaatttttatttttcaatgtggctttatatatataaaagtacccgctaaattatattatataataaatataaataatttaaactaaaatagatatttttaaaaagaaaatctttttaattatagtaGTTATCTATGTTCGTTGAAGTTAACACTATTTTATGATTaatcaaaactaataaataaattattaataaagtttaaaatatttattgttttaaaaagatataaatcatgtgattgtaaaataaatagaaaatatgaaTAGATTTTTATAGAAAGATTGAATTGGAAtaattgaaagttgaaaaaaatgaaatctgaCAAATTTCCCTTAGTAAAGGAGAAATAGAAAATAGAGTAATTAATGGAAGTGCTTGATTAGAAGTTTGATAAAATCTGGTGTGcttaaatgaaagaaatttaaaatcataaacttgttctccaaaaaaatatttattcacaCTACACATGGTTTATATGACAATTTATCTCCGTCTAAGTCGTTTATtaggaattatttttattgtgttaaatCATTTGATTTTCTCATAACAAAGTTGCAGTCAACACTTTCTTTCATTCACGACGGAGATAACAACACCTTTTAGTACGCAAGGCTATTCCTCGCTcttggttgatttttatttttaacgacattttgcaaaacaaaaaaataagaaaaaatcagaaACAAAAGGATTATAGCAACTTGAAAATTATAGAAAGAATATCGTCACAGGAATATTAATTTACGGGTAACTTATGTTTATGTATGACCAATATCTACAAAGACTCTGGCCCCCTTTTTTCCAAACAAGCAAACGCAGGCTGCAACTCCGCAAGCCGGAATCGCTAGTAATCACCAGTCAGCCATACGGCGGTGAATACCAGCAATGTATCAACTGCAGCTTAAGTGCCTAACATTTGTTTTCTCCCTCTGCTTTTATCCCCTCCCGGCGTGAATGGTTAGGGGTCCATGTATAATGTTTAACCTCCAGATACATTGTTATATATATCAGATCAGCATTCCATTAATCTCATTATATACCCATTCATTTGGTACACTACTATATATTTTACATGTTAACCTAGAAATTTTGGGGGGGCGTACATTTTTCTGCCCCGATAGGAGTGTTCAAAAACAAGAAGTCCACAGTTATATCACATTCAAAGGGAGCTgaaaagagagggagaaaagCATGTGCTACGGCTGGCCTTTCTGATTAATTATGCTCCCCTAGGAATCTAGGAGGTGGCATCTTACTGCTTGTGATCCGAGCCAGGATTAGCATCTCCTTCTGAACCTCGCCGCTTCTTCTTTCCCTCCCCGTGCCTTGACCGTCTGGGTGCCTCATCCTCACTTTCACTCTCATCGTTTCTATTGCTATTTACAGCACCAAATTGATCTTCATGGGAAGCATTGTATGTTTCCTGCGGGTATCTTGTCTCGTCATTTGATTCCCCAGCTGCACCCCTGACCAGATCTGATTCTATAATATGTCTGTCAATTCGATCACTAGGTGCTGCTCTCTGATCTCTCTTAAAAGACCGGTTATTGTTCTGGGAAGATGATGTGAGAAGTGGTGCAAACATGCCACCTGGCCGAGGGCCTCGAAGAGGATTTGATGCAGTGGGACCCATTCCCCCCATAAACGGAGCACGTCCTGAACCCATCATCATCCCAAATCCACCAGCTGGAAACACAGCTCCTGGCTGGGAAGGCCGCCCAGGAAACATCATGCCAGATGTAGCACCAGTAAAATCACCAGAAAACCTCGGACCATATGGGGCAAATCCACGGGGAGCCACACTGAAGAGATCTGGCATTCCGAAGCTATCAGGTGTAACAGATCCGTATGAAAAACCATCAGCACCCATCATCATGGGGGGGAAAGCTCTCATGCCAGGGATGGGTCTTGCCCCACGGGCAATTGGAATGTGAGGAGGCCACATGATTCCTCTACCTCTCCCTCTGCCTTGAGCTGCTGCTCCAAGAGGATGCCCAAAGGCTTCCACCTCCTCTTCactttcttcctcctcctcttcttcattGTCCTCAAATGGGACAATGTCAGGGTTTTCACCACCACTGTCAGGATtgactcctttttctttttcctcttctcGTTTTGCTTCAGCTGCAACTGCAATTGCCTGCATCCCAGAAaggaatattatttaaatacatttgGTTCATTGCATTCCATAATTTGGAGAGCTGCACCTTAGAATCAAATAATAGCTAGTGTAGCATGGCCACCCATTAAGCATATTGGTTTTATCAATATAAAGAATAGTTCAAAAATAGAAATGTTTATGATTCTGAACATAATCCCCACCTCCCTAAAACCTTACCTACAACCACAGAATTctagttttgtatttgtttctagttctaaaaattcaatttatgcTACATTTATTGATGACTCGTTTCATATCATGATTACAAAATCAGTGTGGTTAAGTGTACAGAATCGAAGACAACAAAGAGATGGAAGGAGGTGTTTTCCACGATTGAGATGAGTTGGcacataaacaagaaataagaaaaCTGAAGTTAATTCATTCCTTAGaacataaacaagaaaaaataaaactgacatTAATTCATTCCTTTATGCTTCTTACgataattaaattgaaggaatgaacagaaaaggaaagaatatcAGCCTCTATTTTCTTCTTGTCCTTCAATGaactcttccttctcttctacTAACCAATTCAATCACTTTTGAACCATGACAACTGGTATCATGAAAAGTAATTGAACCTGTCAAATTagtagaagaaaagaaagaattcattgagggagaagaaaaaaataaagaaacaggaagataaatattttctttcattttcgaTTCAtgtgtttaatgtaatttagtTACAAAATTTATAGTGAGAAGCATAAATAAGAACCCCTGTTGTTAGCCACACACGTGACTGAAATATGAAGTAACCAACTCTTGCAAGTGAACgacagaaattaaaataaactacttTAACAAGCAAGGACATTATCATCTAAAAGACATCGACAACATGCATGAATTCTGTATTTTTTGTACAAGCTTATGTTAATTCTTCTATGCTGTTAAGTCAAACACAAACTGCAGGTAGAagcaaataaaatcatttaatattcAAGCTACTATAAATTCTACTATGCTGTTAAATCAAATACAAACTGAGGTGGAAACGAATGAAATCAAGTATATTCAAGTAATTTTACAAGACCTCCTTGTTGGAAAACGTGACACTAGTCATTGAATATATAGGATTGATCCGTGGCCACTTGCAGCTAGGATTAGGTTTTGTTGATAGTGCTAATAATGGCACACGAAAAGAAAGCatgttacaaataaaatttgataattgcTTCTGACAGGGCACAAATTGCTTAAACTTTGATAGTTGTAGGATGATATTCCTTAATGTTTAGCTTTGGAAATTTAATTGAACATTTCTTCTGGATGGAGGACTACTTTACTAGCATCCCAAAAATTTACCATCACCCAGCAAGCACTGAGTTGGCATGAATACCACGCCTTAAtggatatataatttttatgagaTATTATTACCTATATGGAATTCTGGAAAATAAACCAGAGAGAACAGGTAggaaaaagtgagaaaaaactggaaaaatgaaacttttgtttgcttttattagttatttaacATTAGGGATTCTCACTAAAATCTTATGGAAACTAAATGggagataattaaaaatttaaaattataaatgcaaAAGTGAAATGTCATTAAATTAGCGGGGACTAAAATATAGTTGATCTATCTGGTAACTATTTGTGATAATTGTGAACTAGGTGGAATAGGTATgtatgttataaaataactgtaaaaattataataacctgTAGAGTATCGCATTCCTTCAAGAAATAACCATACcttgtagataaaaaaaattaaaaaatcaatcacgtACATCTGTACCAGAAATACCCTTTTGATCACTAATGaggaaaatttttataaaacccTTGAAAAGGGCATTTAAGAAAACTATTTAAGAACTTGATCGTCTTTTAAAATCTACAAGGACTCAAGTAAAAAACTATTTACGAAAACTATACTAGAAATGTTGTTAAAGTGCAAATACTATATGGTGGTCATCTCAATCAATCAAGAAAGCAACATCCTCCATCCCATGTTAAGAACTACTTTGGTTGGTAAGCTTTGGATCTAATATCTTGTCTTTTACATGATCCCTTACCACTTGTGATACAACCCAATATACATATTTACCATTCCTCTCCATAATTACTACAAGACCATAAGAAGGTTAGCACATTCTAAATGCAGGGGAAATGGGcaataaattcattattttaagaTTCTCAACAGCAAGATTTTCAAAGTGTATAACTGCATTAATTGCCAGATGAGGAAAGGACAATGACACATCACAACCTTCTTTCTTTCCATCTCTTTCTTCATTCTATAAATAGTTAAAGTGCTTCTTTATCTACCTcaccatgtttttaaaattaaaaaaaaaaaaaaaaatcatggaacaAGCATACCATGAGTTCACTATCTGGCTCCAGATAAAGTAAGGACGCCAACTGCTCACCAATAGAGGGTTCTAGCTCCTGACAATCTCTACTAATCTGCATTCATGAAAAGTACAAACATAACTAGAAATAAGTAAATAGACACACTATAGCATTAGAGAAGACTTGAAATGGCTAGCTGGACTAATATTAGGACTTCACTACAACACACAGCTCAAATAAGCAATTTTATATTACCAAGAAAACTATCATAACAAAAGAAGTGTGGTAAAACCATATTGatataaatgattttgaaatgtgGAGTTCAGTAATTAATATGTTATGAAAGAGCTACTTAAATTTCTAGATGATTGCACTAATACAAAACTAACAGTGggaacaataataattaattactagCTACAGAGACCCATGATTCTTTGGATGATTAcaattttgtttcaattgtatgcagttttttttgtttttaagtataACATTATCCAATAAttcacataaatcaaaaaaaattattaaataaagatatatttCAGATCCTTTATCAATtggactttatttttatttttatttttatttttactaatgcCTTATctccaaattttatttaatgaattatttatttatttaacttagaTAAAGCATCAATGCATATTATCTACTTGAATCACAATAAGAATACAGAACTCCCAAAACATGTGAAGATAGTAAGGAAAAGGAacagattaattaaattcaactatattaatctttcaattattgaaaataaaaaaaattactggcATGATAAATTATTACTTGATAATTTCAATAGATGAAATGCAACTGAGGAAACAATTGCATTTTATTAATCATAGAACTAGTCTGTTTTGCTGGATACCGATAgttaataatagaaaataaaggaaagttATTGCTTAAATTGAAAACAGCATGCACAAATTGTAATTTGATTGGATTATGAAAAAGCAGCGGGGTTGATAtggaaattttaaataaaaataattaagttataaCTACATTGGAAATATAAGAACTAactaataatttatcatttccTTGAAACATTACATTTACTATTGAAAATTTGGTGAAATGTGATTTATGATTTCCATTTACTTTAACCCTAAGCTTGACACAAAAGACTTGTACAATCTTTTCAAATATAGATTTGAAGAGCGGGCATTGGGTATCATCAAATATTCATCAGACCTGAAAGTATCCTACAGGCATTGATAAGAGTGAAGTTCCTTGTATGATTCTCAAAAGGGATAGTGCTAATGCTTTATGTCCTTTATTTACCAAATGAGGTGGCTGTAAGCAACACCCAAATACAGTATGTTTATGAGAGGCAACCAAGGTTGGGTTGTTTATTAATAGTCAACGGgagaaaaagttaattttattctGATAATTAATATTCAATGTTATCCAAATGCATAGGTAGGGtgcttatttatctttttacatGAACCAAAgcatataaataagaaaaacctATTAAGTAGTCCTAATTCAGtaagaaactaaaataatctaaattccTATTTTAACTATTAATGAATACTAATAGAAGTCATACAGCATTAAAATTCCtaaacaatcaaatattaattccCATAGTTGGGAACTTGAATTTAGTTGGTATGGCAGATTTATTAGAATACAATTTCATATAAactaatactaatattaaaaaattaaaactcattcTTTACGAGCAGATAACCGTGAGTCCTCACACACACAGTACAAACAGTATATCTTTTCATGCAatgaaatagaaagaataaacTAGACAAAGATCAAAGGTACTACCTTCACTGGTAAGTTCTCATTGAACGGGTTTCTCAAGTGACGAGTTTTGTGGAAGGACAGTTCACACAACTGCAAGTGGGAAATTGCAATTAGCTACATCATACATTACTAATATTTAAATCatacacatttaaaaaaaaaaaaattaatatgccCCCATTCATTAATAAATGTCCAATGCACATATCTGTTGTGATAAATATGACTTTGAAAAGCAGCTGCAGTGTGTTTCTGTTAGCCACGCAAAACATTTGAAGGATAGCCGTgaactcaaaacaaaaatacccCATATGATATGGAGCCAAAATCTTGAGCAAGGTCACTCAGGACTCTGAAAGACAAGTAATTAATGCATCATGACATTCAGGAGCCTGTATTATTTCTTATTACCCATTGTTACTTCTGTAACTGAAGTAGCCTCCAAGTCAAGTTAAAAATACAATACGTTTATGTTGCAAGATTAATGcccaaaaacaaacacaactgcATGCATTTTGAGATGTATATATAGTCTGATTGTCATCAAAGAACCAGTCTAAAAGTAGTTAGTGTTACCAGAGCAATTGAATAAACTTTTGAAGATATTGTCTTTCTCATGAAGAAGATTTGAGCTACTCATTCTATTTCTTATTCAATATAAGAATACTAGTGTTTCTTATTTAGTCCAGGTCTACTTAGCATTATGAATTTTCAGTCCTATATACATATGCTAAtgtaatcatttaatttaatggaGAACacaatccttttaaaaaaattccagcAATTTGTTCCTTGTGATCGTGGGGTGCATGAAGCTGACACGTGGGAGTTGAGAACACTTAGTTTGATGCTTTAAGTTGTGCATGCTTGTTTCTAGTTGTCTAGAAAACACGAAACTATAAGAAATGTGTTTAGAAACTAGTATTTACTTGAACATATGTTTTCTATTCTACCAGTTCTCTAGAAAATAAGAGAACTActaaaagttgtttttcaaattctcCTCTTTAATAAATAAGGGCCCTCTTTGGTTCATCTCTTATTTAATCTTTTAGtcattcattattttaaaaaacccaaaagaaggccttgttttctattttataaaaatacagtCAGTAAACTCGATTTTGTGGAGAAATGAGGatagaataaagaagaaaaatggagaTAAAATTGGAGGCTCACTATCCTCTATCTacaatgattataatgtaaATTCCTATTTTAACTATTAATGAAAAATGCTAAAAGTTTAATAGCTCATCTGCAATTTTATAAACCCTATATCACTTTTCTTTAATCTAAACCCTTAAAATCCCCAATTTTCCGGACCAAATCCCACCAAAAAGCATTTGTGATAGAAAGTCAAATCTGTACCACATCATACACTAAACCTTCTTAGTTGCAGCCTGAGGTTTTACATAAATCCTCTTTAATGTGTTACAAGATGTTATGAaagacaaaaaatacaaaactttcacatccatcaaattttaaactccaattaaaattaaaacaaccttCTATGGATTTATCTATCATTTTTACTTCGGATCAAGAAACTGATAATCATTTTATAATGAAAGTATCACATGCCATTCAAATCATAAACAAACATAGAAGGAAAAAATACCTTCAACCATTTGACTGAGAAATTCCTCCCATAATGTGCAGTTCCGTGTGCATATTTCCAATTACCTCCACCAACAGAAGCACCAATTTTGGATGTCATCTTTGCACAACCCTATCAACCATATATGATTTAATGCTTAGCATCTCAGACAGAGCAGACAAGAGCAATTTCATGCAACTAGAAACCAAGTAAGCCATGTAGCAGCCCTAATCAAGACAAATccagaaaaatatatatttttttggaaaatcagGAATCCACTCAACCAAATTAAGCAACTAACCGAGCAATAAATTCCAAACATACCTGGAAATGCCGAGTCCGGTTTACTGAGAAAATCAAGATTACATTTTCAGCAGAGTCAAAAGCTTCATTCAGTTTAGGTTCATTGCTCCTTTGTGTTGCCCATACTCCTTGCTGCACAGATAACTCCAAATTTTCAAGGTTGCAGCTCTTAACAATGAAGTACCTAAAGCCCAAGTCGAAGAAATAAGTTAAGTGCATTCAATTATAGAAAAGAGAAAACTAGGTGCTTCAATTGAAGGAAAGCAAAATAACACCCTAGAAGTTCAATAAACAGAAAACACACAAGAATtagattagaaaaaaacatagtGAACTCGCATATTCATAGCCATGGAGAAGAGGCTACTAACAACTTGACCCGCAACCAGAAAACCACCACAGACAGCACATGGAACATCAGAAACATAGAAGTGCAGGCTTCACTGTGATGAGGTCAGATGGCATAAAGAAATTCCTACTTAACTTTGCAACTTAAATTATAATGAAACTTTATATTCTTAGTTATTTACGACAAAGGGAacacccccccccaaaaaaaaaaaaaaaacaaaacaaaaaaaaaaatcaattaaatcactTTCAACTCTTCCAGACCCAACTTATTCGCTGAaagacatgtcgcattacaaatAGCAATTAATGATGTTTGAAAGGAAAGGTATTTGAAA
This is a stretch of genomic DNA from Populus alba chromosome 11, ASM523922v2, whole genome shotgun sequence. It encodes these proteins:
- the LOC118035353 gene encoding 30-kDa cleavage and polyadenylation specificity factor 30 isoform X1 yields the protein MEDPEGVLNFDFEGGLDSGPTNPSASMAAIPSDNQGSAMAAAPNTATTGASTTTTTTTNNSSDSGAADMQAGRRSFRQTVCRHWLRSLCMKGDACGFLHQYDKSRMPVCRFFRLYGECREQDCVYKHTNEDIKECNMYKLGFCPNGPDCRYRHAKLPGPPPPVVEAVQKTQQLNSYNYGNSNKFFQQRTAGFPQQIEKSLITTIKPSGTESANLQQQQQTTQTQTQTQTQTQTPNLPNGQQQPNTLNRIATPLPQGISRYFIVKSCNLENLELSVQQGVWATQRSNEPKLNEAFDSAENVILIFSVNRTRHFQGCAKMTSKIGASVGGGNWKYAHGTAHYGRNFSVKWLKLCELSFHKTRHLRNPFNENLPVKISRDCQELEPSIGEQLASLLYLEPDSELMAIAVAAEAKREEEKEKGVNPDSGGENPDIVPFEDNEEEEEEESEEEVEAFGHPLGAAAQGRGRGRGIMWPPHIPIARGARPIPGMRAFPPMMMGADGFSYGSVTPDSFGMPDLFSVAPRGFAPYGPRFSGDFTGATSGMMFPGRPSQPGAVFPAGGFGMMMGSGRAPFMGGMGPTASNPLRGPRPGGMFAPLLTSSSQNNNRSFKRDQRAAPSDRIDRHIIESDLVRGAAGESNDETRYPQETYNASHEDQFGAVNSNRNDESESEDEAPRRSRHGEGKKKRRGSEGDANPGSDHKQ
- the LOC118035353 gene encoding 30-kDa cleavage and polyadenylation specificity factor 30 isoform X2, giving the protein MESAGSRIAFTSTPMKISRSAICEYKLGFCPNGPDCRYRHAKLPGPPPPVVEAVQKTQQLNSYNYGNSNKFFQQRTAGFPQQIEKSLITTIKPSGTESANLQQQQQTTQTQTQTQTQTQTPNLPNGQQQPNTLNRIATPLPQGISRYFIVKSCNLENLELSVQQGVWATQRSNEPKLNEAFDSAENVILIFSVNRTRHFQGCAKMTSKIGASVGGGNWKYAHGTAHYGRNFSVKWLKLCELSFHKTRHLRNPFNENLPVKISRDCQELEPSIGEQLASLLYLEPDSELMAIAVAAEAKREEEKEKGVNPDSGGENPDIVPFEDNEEEEEEESEEEVEAFGHPLGAAAQGRGRGRGIMWPPHIPIARGARPIPGMRAFPPMMMGADGFSYGSVTPDSFGMPDLFSVAPRGFAPYGPRFSGDFTGATSGMMFPGRPSQPGAVFPAGGFGMMMGSGRAPFMGGMGPTASNPLRGPRPGGMFAPLLTSSSQNNNRSFKRDQRAAPSDRIDRHIIESDLVRGAAGESNDETRYPQETYNASHEDQFGAVNSNRNDESESEDEAPRRSRHGEGKKKRRGSEGDANPGSDHKQ